A window of Pirellula sp. SH-Sr6A contains these coding sequences:
- a CDS encoding small basic protein → MTLDKSLKVRAGSIKTRNVLTRAERIKRLQDIDKWSEDSIVVGMAKVRVPKISLKKKKKVKKEDEADDKKKKKK, encoded by the coding sequence ATGACCCTCGACAAGAGCTTGAAGGTCCGTGCAGGATCGATCAAGACCCGAAATGTGCTCACCCGAGCCGAGCGAATCAAACGATTGCAGGACATCGACAAGTGGTCCGAAGATAGCATCGTCGTCGGCATGGCCAAGGTCCGCGTCCCCAAGATCTCTTTGAAGAAAAAGAAGAAGGTCAAAAAAGAGGACGAGGCAGACGACAAGAAGAAAAAGAAGAAGTAG
- a CDS encoding SIS domain-containing protein, giving the protein MGLPARKQAVSPSTRKSRLARGKDVLQQASAAIQATAESLDEDFLVAVDKILTTRGSVIVCGIGKAGLVGRKISATFASTGTRSHFLHPSEAVHGDLGSVGPNDVMLLLSNSGTTEEIVRILPFVSRRAAGLIAITSAGNSPLARAADIALILPPCREACQHNLAPSTSTTSMLAIGDAIALVVSEARGFGMQDFAELHPAGALGKRLASVDEAMRPQSECRLALSSHTIRQILVDAAKPGRRTGAVMLVDENGVLEGIFTDSDLAKLMEQRKDQDLDRPISERMTKSFSAIQSGARLSDAVDVMVARKISELPVVNRDDKPVGMIDITDVLEIEHLQNIAFAPTQAKRDAASDPQSSPPEEQDRQEEDWDAPPSSLRIFGRKY; this is encoded by the coding sequence ATGGGACTTCCCGCTCGAAAGCAAGCGGTCTCGCCGAGCACCCGAAAAAGCAGGCTGGCACGAGGCAAAGACGTGCTCCAGCAAGCGTCTGCTGCCATTCAAGCTACCGCCGAATCTCTCGATGAAGATTTTTTGGTCGCGGTCGACAAGATCCTCACCACGCGCGGGAGTGTCATCGTTTGCGGGATCGGGAAAGCAGGCTTGGTAGGCCGCAAGATCTCGGCGACTTTCGCGTCGACCGGAACACGTTCGCACTTCCTACACCCGTCCGAGGCCGTCCACGGTGACTTGGGAAGCGTCGGCCCCAACGATGTCATGCTCCTCCTGTCCAACAGCGGCACGACGGAAGAGATCGTTCGCATTCTGCCGTTTGTCAGCCGCCGCGCGGCTGGCTTGATCGCTATCACGAGCGCCGGCAACAGCCCTCTCGCGAGAGCCGCCGACATCGCCCTCATTCTGCCCCCCTGTCGCGAAGCCTGCCAGCATAATCTCGCGCCCAGCACGAGCACCACCTCCATGTTGGCGATTGGAGACGCGATCGCTCTCGTCGTGAGCGAAGCGAGAGGCTTCGGCATGCAGGACTTCGCAGAATTACACCCCGCTGGTGCCCTCGGAAAGCGACTCGCGAGCGTGGACGAAGCCATGCGTCCGCAATCGGAGTGCCGCCTCGCTCTCTCGTCGCACACGATCCGTCAAATCCTGGTCGACGCCGCTAAACCAGGCCGTCGGACGGGAGCAGTCATGCTGGTCGACGAAAATGGAGTCCTCGAAGGAATATTCACCGACAGCGATCTGGCAAAGCTGATGGAGCAACGGAAGGATCAAGATCTGGATCGACCTATCTCCGAGCGGATGACGAAATCCTTTTCTGCAATCCAATCCGGGGCCCGCCTGAGCGACGCGGTGGATGTCATGGTCGCACGCAAGATCAGCGAGCTACCGGTCGTGAACCGCGACGACAAACCCGTAGGGATGATCGACATCACCGACGTGCTGGAAATCGAACACCTTCAAAACATCGCATTCGCTCCGACGCAGGCGAAGCGAGACGCAGCGAGCGATCCCCAATCCTCACCCCCTGAAGAACAGGATCGCCAGGAAGAAGACTGGGACGCTCCTCCGTCGTCTCTTCGCATCTTCGGTCGCAAATACTAA
- a CDS encoding KdsC family phosphatase, giving the protein MAPKDNDVAKPIKLILSDVDGVLTDGSITIDNAGIESKTFHVRDGHAIRLWCKAGFQFGLLTARNSHIVKIRAAELGITLVRQGFEDKLPAAREMIQQAGCEPHEVCYIGDDLPDLSVMYEVGLSATVEDAASEVRQNAKWVMTSPGGRGAIRELVERLLKAKGLWDECIPNRVS; this is encoded by the coding sequence GTGGCACCCAAAGATAACGACGTAGCCAAGCCAATCAAACTGATCCTTTCGGATGTCGACGGCGTCCTGACCGATGGCTCCATCACCATCGACAACGCGGGAATCGAAAGCAAAACCTTTCACGTGCGGGACGGACATGCCATTCGACTTTGGTGCAAGGCGGGGTTTCAATTCGGGTTGCTCACCGCGCGCAACTCGCACATCGTCAAAATTCGCGCTGCGGAACTAGGTATCACGCTGGTCCGCCAAGGTTTTGAAGACAAACTTCCAGCCGCGCGCGAGATGATCCAACAGGCGGGGTGCGAACCGCACGAGGTATGCTACATCGGTGATGATCTTCCCGATCTCAGTGTGATGTACGAAGTCGGATTGAGCGCGACCGTAGAGGACGCTGCGTCCGAGGTTCGCCAGAATGCAAAGTGGGTCATGACCTCCCCGGGAGGACGAGGAGCGATTCGCGAACTGGTCGAGCGATTGCTGAAAGCAAAGGGGTTATGGGATGAGTGCATCCCGAATCGAGTCTCATGA